One genomic region from Lycorma delicatula isolate Av1 chromosome 1, ASM4794821v1, whole genome shotgun sequence encodes:
- the LOC142317539 gene encoding protein FAM200C-like: MSANITNQQIEDLKSASTLSIAVDESCDINDKAQVSLSVRFISTTGPTEELLGLLPLKGQTCGVDIANVVIECFEKQQIPLEKIFSISTDGAKSMTGARNGFVTILKEKINHEILTYCIIHQEALCAQKFPEEICKVMELVIKIINATAAKSLYYRQFKLANLKNF; this comes from the coding sequence ATGTCTGCAAACATAACAAACCAACAAATTGAAGATCTCAAATCGGCCTCAACTCTATCAATAGCAGTTGACGAGTCTTGTGATATAAATGATAAAGCGCAAGTTTCTCTTTCTGTGCGATTTATCTCCACTACAGGCCCTACAGAGGAACTTTTGGGATTATTGCCACTCAAAGGACAAACGTGTGGAGTAGATATAGCAAATGTTGTAATTGAATGCTTCGAAAAACAACAAATTCCATTAGAAAAAATTTTCTCGATTTCAACAGACGGAGCGAAAAGTATGACAGGTGCAAGAAATGGGTTTGTcactattttgaaagaaaaaattaatcacgAGATACTTACTTATTGTATTATACATCAGGAAGCACTATGTGCGCAGAaatttcctgaagaaatttgCAAAGTAATGGAATTGGTGATTAAGATTATCAACGCCACTGCAGCTAAATCTCTTTACTATCGCCAATTTAAATTGGccaatttaaagaatttctaa